In Procambarus clarkii isolate CNS0578487 chromosome 13, FALCON_Pclarkii_2.0, whole genome shotgun sequence, the genomic stretch GCTGTCACCTCCCTCATCACAACACTGGCTGTCACCTCCCTCATCACAACATTGGCTGTGACCTCCCTCATCACAACACTGGCTGTCACCTCCCTCATCACAACACTGGCTGTCACCTCCCTCATCACAACACTGGCTGTGACCTCCCTCATCACAACACTGGCTGTCACCTCCCTCATCACAACACTGGCTGTCACCTCCCTCATCACAACACTGGCTGTCACCTCCCTCATCACAACACTGGCTGTGACCTCCCTCATCACAACACTGGCTGTCACCTCCCTCATCACAACACTGGCTGTGACCTCCCTCATCACAACACTGGCTGTGACCTCCCTCATCACAACACTGGCTGTGACCTCCCTCATCACAACACTGGCTGTGACCTCCCTCATCACAACACTGGCTGTCACCTCCCTCATCACAACACTGGCTGTCACCTCCCTCATCACAACACTGGCTGTCACCTCCCTCATCACAAGACGTCTCACCTCCAGAATTTCACACAAATGTTAGTCTTGCTCCACAAATCAGCTAAACTTTTTATATACCAATAACCtcacatatatacgtacatacatacatacatacatacatacatacatacatacatacatacatacatacatacatacatacatacatacatacatacatacatacatgcatacatacatacatacatacatacatacatacatacatacatacatgcatgcatacatacatacatacatgcatacatgcatacatgcatacatacatacatacatacatacatacatacatacatacatacatacatacatacatacatacatacatacatacatgcatgcatacatacatacatacacacacacatacatacatacatacatacatacatacatacatacatacatacatacatacatacatacatacatgcatacatacatacatacacacatacatacatacatacatacatacatacatacatacatacatacatacatacatgcatgcatacatacatacatacatacatacatacatacatacatacatacatgcatacatgcatacatgcatacatgcatacatgcatacatacatacatacatacatacatacatacatacatacatacatacatacatacatacatacatacatacatacatgcatacatacatacatacatacatacacacacacatactctacAACCCTCACATACTTAAGAGGAAGGGAATATTCAGGGGAAAAGTCTCAAGCCATTGCAAGTATATAGCACTGGCAAGGAGTCAGGctaaggatgtgggatgggacggaggggggggggggaaggaatggtgcccaaccacttggacggtcggggattgaacgcagacctgcatgaagcgagaccgtcgctctaccgtcctccccaagtggttggaccacACATTACAAAACAATAGCCTCTTTTGCCATCATTTAGTCACATGCACTTTATACATATTAATCCCTAAAAATGTTTTTAGAGCAAGATTTCAGTAAGCCAGCAGCTCATTAACCCCAATAGATCTTTAATGTTTCTACTGTTAATTCATACTGATGCAGGACAATCAGCAAGGTAACATAATAGTCAAACAAGTCACAAAATATTCTTAACTACTCTTATATATTCAAACACTCCGGATATGGTAATTACGTGATCACATACCAGCCTACATACTGGTCACATGTAGTTCACATACCAGCCTACATACTGGTCACATGTAGTACACATACCAGCCTACATACTGGTCACATGTAGTACACATACAAGCCTACATACTGGTCACATGTAGTACACATACCAGCCTACATACTGGTCACATGTAGTACACATACCAGCCTACATACTGGTCACATGTAGTACACATACCAGCCTACATACTGGTCACATGTAGTACACATACCAGCCTACATACTGGTCACATGTAGTACACATACCAACCTACATACTGGTCACATGTAGTACACATACCAGCGTACATACTGGTCACATGTAGTACACATACCAGCCTACATACTGGTCACATGTAGTACACATACCAGCCTACATACTGGTCACATGTAGTACACATACCAGGTTACATACTGGTCACATGTAGTACACATACCAGCCTACATACTGGTCACATGTAGTACACATACCAGCCTACATACTGGTCACATGTAGTACACATACCAGCGTACATACTGGTCACATGTAGTACACATACCAGCCTACTTACTGGTCACATGTAGTACACATACCAGCCTACATACTGGTCACATGTAGTACACATACCAGCCTACATACTGGTCACATGTGTGTACCAGAGTGTTTGTGTCACACTGAAATAGTTCTCAGTTTAGTAATAATATGAGATAAAGTCATACTAAGATAAACAAAATAATGTATGATCATACACACACAATGTTGCACTTGTTCATACACAACATGTGTAAGAAAATACACAACATCCAAACATACAACATAACACACAAACATTTACACTAAATATTGTATTTACGACTTATTGCACAAATACAATCAATACATTACTAGCACAAATACATAATTCATACAAGTACAATTACAAAATATTCACAtttaatacacaatttgcataatGAGCAGAGAAAAATGTTCATTAATAACACATTTCCATTAACCCAGGTAACAGAGGCTAGGTTGGGATCGGTTGGTTGTATTGATGTAACACTAATGTCCGAGAACTCCAACTTGGTTGATAATAAGCCGCAGTATTGACCCAggacccaggggccagattcacgaaagcacttacgcaaacacttacgaacctgtacatcttttctcaatctttggcggctttgtttacaattattaaacagttaatgagctccgaagcaccaggaggctgtttataacaataacaacagttgattggcaagttttcatgcttgtaaactgttcaataaatgtaaccaaagccgtcaaagattgaggaaagatgtacacgttcgtaagtgcttgcgtaagtgctttcgtgaatctggacccaggtACCAGAGGTTACCTCCAGGGAAGTTGGGTAATGAAAAAAACACTTGTTCCCCCTCCAAAAAATACAATACATTTGCCGTCAGGTCACGGCAGGTGAGGTTTAGGCTGCCTGAGtaaattgattatatttttgtttttgtccaaaACAAAACATTGTCagaaatctatatatataaaaatgtaagtgttcgtttgttcaaaatcgttaatcaccgaaagttcttcaccgattgctttgaaattttcacacaatattcCGTTCCCattcgagcgggtttttatatacatattatatagatgtccctCTGTgtcggaatttttttttttcatgtgagggaaatcttcgaaacctctttaccgattgctttgaaatttttgacactacgttgcattcgaataggagcgtgtttttatatacttactatgtacacgcctcacctgtgacaggaaaaaaacatgtttttttttttttttaaacagtgccatctgttggacgtaagagcaacacacacacacgacctatactaaatatgttatgattccatttcaatgttgctgattgcaatgataaatttaattttcgtagatttcgatttattttcattttgatttaattcttGTGTGTGACATTGcgctagaattgagctgtgttgtttaccataccgttcatttcataagtataagaatagatgccacacctgtgacaggtaaaaacattctttttttaagaaacaacaCCATCtggtgcacgtaatagcaacacacgctatactaaatatgttttgatttaatttcaaaactttatattgcattgataaattgaattttcatagatttcgaatttttttcattttgatttcattattttgtgtgacattgcatttgaATTGAGTTTTGTTTACTATAGGGTTAACTTCGTAAGTATAataatagatgccacacctgtgacaggtaaaaacattttttttaagaaacagcaccagCTGTTGCacataggagcaacacacgctatactatgtATGTTACGATTccctttcaatgtttccaattgcattgacaaataGAATATTCATtgatttctatttattttcattttcatttaattattttgcgtgacattgcgttagaattgagctgtgttgtttaccatactgttcattttctgagtatagtttatttttgtattttttcatttttttcattttgtttttgtttttcttaaatttcagtgatgggaacctaAGATCatatgatgttcccaattttctgatgggaacatcagatcatttgagaatgcatCGGACGTGAgagaggggtaatggtggggagggcaaggggacgtgggggaggggggtaatggaggggaggacgagggacgggggagggggagatggtggggaggacgaggggacggtggagggggggatggtgaggaggacgagtggacggtggagggggggatggtggggaggacgaggggacggtggagtgaggGATAGGTGGGAGGAcgtgggacgggggagtgggagatggtggggaggacgaggggacggtggagggggggatggtggggaggactgggagacagaggAAGGTTGCTGGTgctcagccacagcaacgcgtggccgggtacagctagtactgAATAAAGATTCATGGCAGCTCTGGGTACTAGGTAgctgccttgaggttaccttgaggtggtgtccggcttagcgtccccgcggcccggtcctcgaccaggcctccaagttGAAGCCTTCAGCTAAGTTGTAGTGCAAAAACAAACACTTTCCTAACATTATAGCAACAATGTTGAACATGATCCAGACAGGTTAGGCTCATGGCAGTTAGgtttatatataaaaaacactTTCCTAAGAATATAGATACAATACGGAACACAGATACACGAAGGTTAGGCAGAGGTCATTTAGGTTGATAGGTAGATAGTAGCAGTGGTTGGGTTGATACCCATAAATCAACCATTTCTTAATCACGACGTTGCAATATTCAACAATGGTGCTGGCAAGTTAAGGACGGTCACTAAGGTATATATCCACAATAACTCTTTCCTAAGTATATACTGTATCAGAGCTCCGGTCTCAGGTGGTAAGGTGAGGAAAATGCCCAGTAACAACAATACTCTCAGAATATATTAGCAAAAATCAGCAGTAACTCAGGGTGGAGTGGGAGCTGCAGGTGGCAGTGAGAGCAGCTGTGAGTGACAACTTCAGCTGAGGGACATTTAGCACAATTTGCCTTTGGTTTTATATAATTTGCGTAAATTTAGTGGAATTGACTTTAATTGGGATACATTTGGTTAAAATTGACTTTGGTTGTGTTTGGatgagttatgttaggttaggttaggttaggttaggttaggttaggttaggttaggttgggttaggttatgttaggttagcttgggttaggttaggttaggttgggttaggttaggttaggttaggttgggttaggttaggttaggttaggttaggttgggttaggttaggttgggttacgttaggttaggttaggttaggttgggttaggttaggttaggttaggttgggttaggttaggttaggttaggttgggttaggttaggttaggttgggttaagttaggttaggttaggttaggttaggttgggttaggttaggttaggttgggttaggttaggttaggttaggttgggttaggttaggttaggttaggttaggtttggttgggttaggtttagtttggttgggttaggttaggttaggttaggttaggtaaggttaggtttggttaggctaggttaggttaggttaggttaggttagattaggttaggttaggttaggttaggttaggttaggttgggttaggttaggttaggttaggttgggttaggttaggttaggttgggttaggttaggttaggttaggttgggttaagttaggttaggttaggttaggttaggttgggttaggttaggttaggttaggttgggttaggtttagtttggttgggttaggttaggttaggttaggttaggttaggttaggctaggttaggttaggttaggttacgttaggttaggttNNNNNNNNNNNNNNNNNNNNNNNNNNNNNNNNNNNNNNNNNNNNNNNNNNNNNNNNNNNNNNNNNNNNNNNNNNNNNNNNNNNNNNNNNNNNNNNNNNNNNNNNNNNNNNNNNNNNNNNNNNNNNNNNNNNNNNNNNNNNNNNNNNNNNNNNNNNNNNNNNNNNNNNNNNNNNNNNNNNNNNNNNNNNNNNNNNNNNNNNNNNNNNNNNNNNNNNNNNNNNNNNNNNNNNNNNNNNNNNNNNNNNNNNNNNNNNNNNNNNNNNNNNNNNNNNNNNNNNNNNNNNNNNNNNNNNNNNNNNNNNNNNNNNNNNNNNNNNNNNNNNNNNNNNNNNNNNNNNNNNNNNNNNNNNNNNNNNNNNNNNNNNNNNNNNNNNNNNNNNNNNNNNNNNNNNNNNNNNNNNNNNNNNNNNNNNNNNNNNNNNNNNNNNNNNNNNNNNNNNNNNNNNNNNNNNNNNNNNNNNNNNNNNNNNNNNNNNNNNNNNNNNNNNNNNNNNNNNNNNCAATGAAACATAATGAACACGgatattttctgttgactatggactgagtttagttaagaaatgatgaaagttattattttttagttaaatgacgatggataaagttagttatgaacagtgttggaaagattcctttgacaatttttagctaagagaaaggttgttttagttaagaacggcgtTGAATGAGATTCatcctgactatttttggttgattggcaaGTAAttcttagttaagaagttacaataaaggtttgtctttgtaaatttggaactgaataaagtgtagatttgtttaagaacagggttggtagaactattaagttgactacgagaattactttgacatagttttgcaaataaaactggtgactaaaattgttgagggaactgtattgccgatgataatatttgacaaagaactagttagtgaatggaagaaacaaattggtttaaagaaacaaagaacataaaaaattggggttaagtaagggaatgaacacagtgaacatacggtgaacacagaaaacatgtaagaaaaagttgatgaatagagtgaacatgcagggaatatgaacttatagagaatatgaagacatgataaggaacatagggaatacaaagaatgaacactgaacatgtgaagaacaagctaagaacattgagaacatgaatactgagtataaaagttatacagagaacatgtaagggACTGTAATGAACATGGGggaaaaatggtagaaaacagaaaaattgagaaaaacaggtgaaaaaatttgaactgagcatgctgtgaacatttgtagaacatggagtgaacacagataacatggaaaaaatgtgaagaacacagctgaatatagagaaaataagcaaatacagtatgattattgaaggtttggatacgttggggatgagaaggtaagggagggaaagggtaaggtgattactctgataaagagttaggctggagagggacttgatcggatatatttatgttcgatgatctaagacagaggaaatggagcttggctaatgtcatgattaattttactacgttagaagtaaggtgatcttaaatctcaggtgatttagttggataataaagaacttgtacaaaatgagctaagcgggggaacaagagttgaaactcggtaactgaactggcttttatttactatgtttgaaaatgtagttgggtgtttaaatctccgggggaattggactgatagtaatgaaattacaggagtgaacttggacagaggacaagagctagagatttataattgtttatatcatatttactatgtctaaaatacagagggtaaaaatttcagggaaattgatgggttatttacaaagatacgagagagaactaaggtggggacgagagctggagctcgttaactgtttttatcttatttacggtgcctgaaatacagagggtaaaaatttcagggggaatgataggatattaacaaagacttgagggggaactagggtgggggacaagagctggagctcagtaactgacttgattttatttactacgactgaaatatgactgtttaaaatttcagggggattggactgctagtagcgaaaatgtggtctctgtcaaatttgggtcttcaattggactctgattaatttcgatcatgaactggactctgaatattttggcacaaagtggactcatttttgggtaaaaactggactctgatgaaaattgggtagaaaatgaactctgtcaaatttctgtcgttaattggactctgattatttttgggtataaaatggactctgtcaaattttcacagattacaggactctgacgaatttctgttgttaATTGGACTCTGTTAATTTTCTGGCTAAAACTTGACTGATTATTTCAGGCATAAACTGAACTCTGAAGAATTTTGCTAACAAAGTGGACTCTAACAAATTTTGAGCTTAAACTATTTTTCTGACTTAAAtgcatataaaactaaatgtcatggctaagatgtctgatttccttaacaaaacgtctaagacaatattctctgaaaatggtctttttacaaattcggtcataaacatataaataaacttctatgattatttgaaactgaaatattttcttaaaactgaactctgaaaaatttgaaTTTCCCCCATAAAAAacctttaactccaaatcggCCCCTTTTTTCCAAAGTACGGTTATTGTAAACAGGCAAAGgttgtccgtagagtttacctggaaatgctgtgacatatCGACCCTTTTTTCTAAAATTTTTATATAAGATTTTCCtgcttattttcctcataagaacgcttaacaaacctctaaaatctcggaaattattttcctcataagaattccttacttccaaatcagtgactgcccaaatttacctgaaaacccctaaGCCATATGGGCCCCTTTTTGCCTTGAATTTTCCCGATAAGAAACCTTTGACTCCAAATCAGCGGGCCCATAagtcttacaccctactacttggAGGAACTTTGTAAAGCAATCGTAGGTGCAGAAATGTTAAGTTCCCCAAAAGCCATGTCTGCAGTGAAGAAAGCAGCCATGTCTACAGTGAAGGAAGCAGCCATGTCTTCAGTGAAGGAAGCAGCCATGTCTACAGTGAACGAAGCAGCCATGTCTGCAGTGAAGGAAGCAGCCATGTCTGCAGTGAAGGAAGCAGCCATGTCTACAGTGAAGGAAGCAGCCATGTCTACAGTGAAGGAAGCAGCCATGTTTGCAGTGAAGGAAGCAGCAATGTCTGCCGTGAAGAAAGCAGCCATGTCTACAGTGAAGGAAGCAGCCATGTCTGGAGTGAAGGAAGCAGCCATGTCTGGAGTGAAGGAAGCAGCCATATATGCAGTTAAGGAAGCAGCAATGTCTGCAGTGAAGGAAGCAGCCATGTCTACAGTCAAGGAAGCAGCCATGTCTACAGTGAAGGAAGCAGCCATGTCTGCAGTGAAGGAAGCAGCCATGTCTACAGTGAAGGAAGCAGCCATGTCTGCAGTGAAGGAAGCAGCCATGTCTGCAGTGAAGGAAGCAGCCATGTCTACAGTGAAGGTAGCAGCTATGTCTGCAGTGAAGGAAGCAGCCATGTCTGCAGTGAAGGAAGCAGCCATGTCTGGAGTGAAGGAAGCAGCCATGTCTACAGTGAAGGAAGCAGCCATGTCTACAGTGAAGGAAGCAGCCATGTCTACAGTGAAGGAAGCAGCCATGTCTGCAGTGAAGGAAGCAGCAATGTCTGCCGTGAAGAAAAGCCATGTCTACAGTGAAGGAAGCAGCCATGTCAGCAGTGATGGAAGCAGCCATGTCTGCAGTGAAGGAAGCAGCCATGTCTGCCGTGAAGGAAGCAGCCATGTCTGCCGTGAAGAAAGCAGCCATATCTGCAGTGAAGGAAGCAGCCATGTCTGGAGTGAAGGAAGCAACCATGTCTGCCGTGAAGGAAGCAGCCATATCTGCAGTGAAGGAAGCATCCATGTCTGCCGTGAAGGAAGCAGCAATGTCTGCCGTGAAGAAAGCAGCCATATCTGCAGTGAAGGAAGCAGCCATGTCTGGAGTGAAGGAAGCAGCCATATCTGCAGTAAAGGAAGCAGTCATGTCTGCCGTGAAAGAAGCAGCCATGTCTGCCGTGAAGAAAGCAGCCATGTCTGCAGTGAAGGAAGCAGCTATGTCTGCAGTGAAGGAAGCAGCCATGTCTGCAGTGAAGGAAGCAGTCATGTCTTCCGTGAAGGAAGCAGCAATGTCTGCCGTGAAGGAAGCAGCCATGTCTGCCGTGAAGAAAGCAGTCATGTCTGCCGTGAAGAAAGCAACCATGTCAGCAGTGAAGGAAGCAGCCATGCCTGCTGTGATGGAAGCAGCCATGTCTGCAGTGAAGGAAGCAGCCATATCTGCCGTGAAGGAAGCAGCCATGTCAGCAGTGAAGGAAGCAGCCATGCCAGCAGTGAAGGAAGCAGCCATGTCAGCAGTGATGGAAGCAGCCATGTCTGCAGTGAAGGAAGCAGCCATGTCTACAGTGAAGGAAGCAGCCATGTCTGCAGTGAAGGCAGCAgccatgtctgcagtgatggaagcAGTCATGTTTGCAGTGATGGAAGCAGCCATGTCAGCAGTGAAGGAAGCAACCATGTCTAGAGTGAAGGAAGCAGCCATGTCTGCAGTGAAGGAAGAAGCCATGTCTGCAGTGAAGGAAGCAGCCATGTCTGCAGTGAAGGAAGCAGCCATGTCTGCAGTGAAGGAAGCAGCCATGTCTGCAGTGAAGGCAGCAGCCATGTCTGCAGTGAAGGAAGCAGCCATGTCTGCAGTGAAGGAAGCAGCCATGTCTGCAGTGAAGGAAGCAGCTATGTCTGCTGTGTTGGAAGCAGCCATGTCTGCAGTGAAGGAAGCAGCCATGTCTGCAGTGAAGGCAGCAGCCATGTCTGCAGTGAAGGCAGCAGCCATGTCTGCAGTGAAGGAAGCAGCCATGTCTGCAGAGAAGGCAGCAGCCATGTCTGCAGTGAAGGAAGCAGCCATGTCTGCAGTGAATGAAGCAGCCGTGTCTGCAGTGAAGGAAGCAGCCATGTCTGCAGTGAAGGAAGCAGGAAGGtacactagtcagctgctgggaAGGAAGAGTCATAGTTATAGTAGACAGTAAGGAACATGGGGGCTCCTGTCAGGTAGAGTGAAGGCTAATACCAGATCTGTGGTGGCAGAAAGGGTAaagatgggggtgggggtggagatggaggggttagagatgggggtgggggtggagatgGTGGGGGTAGAGATGGAGGGGGTGGAGATGGAGGGGGTAGAGATGGAGGGGGTAGAGATAGAGGTGGTTGAACACAGTATAGAGAAGGTTCACAGgccaggctggtacaacaaggtcaGGGGTCGATTTGACAAAGAAAGTCTTCATGAATGTGGCTACAAAAAGAATATTTAAGCAAAGAAGTGGAACATGACAAGGGACAAATAAATGATGGCAGCCGACACAAAGAAGAGGTGCAGGGAGAGTGAAGGGAACCAGGGAACCAGTCCCCAGCCAAActgtcccagaggggagtgggcaaCCCTTCACCAGCCGTCCAGTAACCGCAGAGAGAAGTGCAGCTCCCCCACCTTCATCCCCAAAGAAACCTTCCTTACCCCATGCCCACCCAGCACCTGACcaactccccctctcccctttccccccttATATTGACCCACACCCTCCCCTCAACCCCTCCTACCTCCCGTATATTGACCCACACCCtcccctcaacccctccccccttatattgacccacaccctcccctcaacccctcccccccttatATTGACCCACACCCTCCCCTCAACCCCTCCTACCTCCCGTATATTgacccacaccctcccctccccccctccccccccatataTTGACCCACACCCTCCCCCGAACCCCTGTTAACAATCTCATAGGACAACAACCCCAGCCAATTAGCGCTGCTAATGGAACTACTTCCTACAGCAGTGGCTATCAGTTGTGAGCGTAAGTGAGACTGGACAGAAGATAATTAGCTTTGGAGTAATGCTTTAAATTATAGATGGGATTACATATATAGCAAGCAAAGTTGCACAATGTTTGCCAGAACAAACCCCAGGTGTAATAATACTCATAGGAACATAAGTGTCAGGTATTGTAATAAATGTAGTGTTGTCCAGAGGAGTAGACTGTAGTAAGGAGAGGGAAGCAAGGGGAAGCGTGGCCTGCTGACTAAGAAGGAATGGTGTTATGAAGAGAtggttatcccgggctgtgacgggttcagagactacatgatACGCACCATCACTATTGCAGACTCGAGGAAAACAATGGTAGTATTATATAACCCTCCATTAAATAACAAAAGACCGAAACTGGAGTATGATAGAGACAACAtgacaaccattaatataatagagagagcaactTCTGTCACTGGCAGGAATGGCTTAAGACTGTtagtcatgggagacttcaaacgtggaaagatagactgggagaacagaggacaacatggAGGCATAGAAAATTTGAGAGCTGAACTACTGAATGTTCCAAAGACAAACTTTCTAAGTCATCATGTTAAGTGACGCACAATCCCTACCTCTGGTGGAGGAAGGGTTTGGAAACGGAAAAAGCTAAATTACCAAAGAGGAACATATgaggagatgaggaacttcctaatgggaataccatgagaAACATAACTCGGAGAAAggactgtacaagatatgatgaactatgtcacccagaagtgccaggaagctgtagacagatttatcccagtccaaaaggataaAAATAAAAATCCTAACTCTTCTAAAAAAAGAAGGttccatggttcaatcaggaatgtaagCCAGCAAAGCCATTGAATACAAGAATATTGAGAAACTACGAGAATAACAGAAcaaagagcagggagagataccagagggccaggaatgagcacctcagagtgaggagagaagtagagacacagtatgaaaatgacaatgCGAGTAaatccaagacccaaccaaaactgctc encodes the following:
- the LOC138364420 gene encoding streptococcal hemagglutinin-like; its protein translation is MLSSPKAMSAVKKAAMSTVKEAAMSSVKEAAMSTVNEAAMSAVKEAAMSAVKEAAMSTVKEAAMSTVKEAAMFAVKEAAMSAVKKAAMSTVKEAAMSGVKEAAMSGVKEAAIYAVKEAAMSAVKEAAMSTVKEAAMSTVKEAAMSAVKEAAMSTVKEAAMSAVKEAAMSAVKEAAMSTVKVAAMSAVKEAAMSAVKEAAMSGVKEAAMSTVKEAAMSTVKEAAMSTVKEAAMSAVKEAAMSAVKKSHVYMKEAAMSAVKEAAMSAVKKAAISAVKEAAMSGVKEATMSAVKEAAISAVKEASMSAVKEAAMSAVKKAAISAVKEAAMSGVKEAAISAVKEAVMSAVKEAAMSAVKKAAMSAVKEAAMSAVKEAAMSAVKEAVMSSVKEAAMSAVKEAAMSAVKKAVMSAVKKATMSAVKEAAMPAVMEAAMSAVKEAAISAVKEAAMSAVKEAAMPAVKEAAMSAVMEAAMSAVKEAAMSTVKEAAMSAVKAAAMSAVMEAVMFAVMEAAMSAVKEATMSRVKEAAMSAVKEEAMSAVKEAAMSAVKEAAMSAVKEAAMSAVKAAAMSAVKEAAMSAVKEAAMSAVKEAAMSAVLEAAMSAVKEAAMSAVKAAAMSAVKAAAMSAVKEAAMSAEKAAAMSAVKEAAMSAVNEAAVSAVKEAAMSAVKEAGSSSSGFLQIGVVCVQVLSWRDPVTAVITHYPSSWRDPVTAVITHCPSSWRDPVTAVFTHCPASWRDPVTAVITHCPSSWRDPVTAVITHYPSSWRDPVTAVITHYPSSWRDPVTAAITHYPSSWRDPVTAVITHYPSSWRDPVTAAITHYPSSWRDPVTAVITHYPSSWRDPVTAAITHYPSSWRDPVTAVITHYPSS